Proteins found in one Vagococcus carniphilus genomic segment:
- a CDS encoding Stp1/IreP family PP2C-type Ser/Thr phosphatase: MKIEFQTNVGRKRKSNQDTVGVYKNQSGVVIGIVADGMGGHQAGDTASFLAVTGLGKAWEETSLKKQDEVARFLVSAIQRENQVIYNEGSNNPEKYGMGTTVVLTALLGDQILLAHVGDSRAYIIRDSAIRQLTDDHSLVNELVKTGEITSDMAAKHPKKNILVRSVGVPGEVEVDLSVVSIVENDHLLLCSDGLSNMLSDGEIKRIVQQPLPLKERVDQLIFEANEAGGTDNITALLIEFTSPNKEDHEA, encoded by the coding sequence ATGAAAATTGAATTCCAGACGAATGTAGGACGCAAAAGGAAAAGTAACCAAGATACAGTAGGCGTATATAAAAATCAATCAGGTGTTGTGATAGGAATTGTCGCTGATGGCATGGGTGGACATCAAGCAGGAGATACAGCGAGTTTTTTAGCAGTAACTGGACTTGGAAAAGCTTGGGAAGAAACAAGCTTGAAAAAACAAGATGAAGTTGCTAGATTCCTTGTATCAGCTATCCAACGAGAAAACCAAGTGATTTACAATGAAGGAAGTAATAATCCAGAAAAATATGGCATGGGAACGACTGTGGTATTAACAGCGTTACTTGGTGATCAAATTTTGTTAGCTCATGTGGGGGATAGTCGTGCATATATTATTCGAGATAGTGCGATTAGACAATTGACAGATGATCATTCTTTAGTAAATGAATTAGTTAAAACAGGAGAAATCACTTCAGATATGGCTGCCAAACATCCGAAGAAGAATATTTTAGTTCGTTCAGTGGGTGTTCCAGGAGAAGTTGAAGTTGATTTATCAGTGGTTTCTATCGTTGAAAATGACCATTTATTACTCTGTTCTGATGGCTTGAGCAACATGTTATCAGATGGTGAGATTAAACGGATTGTGCAACAACCACTTCCGTTAAAAGAAAGAGTGGATCAATTGATTTTTGAAGCAAATGAAGCTGGGGGAACAGATAATATTACAGCTTTATTGATAGAGTTTACGTCTCCAAATAAGGAGGACCATGAGGCATGA
- a CDS encoding GNAT family N-acetyltransferase yields MIREMNEIENTKQLTELLTEYDRTIFNSIDYKETIFSLGLFEEDHYSGGILGKMRGNTLHISLLAVRESCRKKGYGKQLVTEMEKIAKQHYCGYLTVNTQDYQGLTFYKQLGFTIFGELEDCPFEGTTKYYLKKRVE; encoded by the coding sequence ATGATAAGAGAAATGAATGAAATCGAAAACACGAAACAATTAACAGAGCTATTAACTGAATACGATCGAACTATTTTTAACTCAATAGATTATAAAGAAACCATTTTTTCTCTTGGTTTGTTTGAAGAAGATCATTATTCAGGTGGTATTTTAGGAAAAATGAGAGGGAATACACTTCATATTTCTTTACTCGCAGTTAGAGAAAGTTGTCGAAAAAAAGGATATGGTAAACAGTTAGTTACTGAAATGGAAAAAATAGCTAAACAGCATTATTGCGGATACTTAACTGTCAATACGCAAGACTATCAGGGATTAACATTTTATAAGCAACTAGGTTTTACCATATTTGGAGAATTAGAAGACTGTCCATTTGAAGGAACGACTAAGTATTATTTGAAGAAGAGGGTTGAATAA
- a CDS encoding helix-turn-helix domain-containing protein, producing MDISTKLKDKRKQVGLTQEQIAQKLHVSRQTISNWETGKSIPDIYSLVELSNIYDISLDNLIKEDVVMMKELKKENQEKKILNSGIIISGVGIIMMLFSILIPNNHIQSFCNGFGVGLLITGSTVLVLVKILRKLYQ from the coding sequence ATGGATATTTCAACTAAGTTAAAAGATAAACGTAAACAAGTAGGGCTTACTCAAGAACAGATTGCTCAAAAATTACATGTTTCCAGACAAACTATTTCTAATTGGGAAACAGGAAAGAGCATCCCAGATATTTATAGTTTAGTAGAACTTAGTAATATTTATGATATTTCCTTAGATAATTTAATTAAGGAGGATGTCGTTATGATGAAAGAATTAAAAAAAGAAAACCAGGAAAAGAAAATTTTAAATAGTGGGATTATTATAAGTGGTGTAGGTATTATAATGATGTTATTTAGCATATTAATACCAAACAATCATATACAAAGTTTTTGTAATGGTTTTGGTGTAGGTTTGTTAATAACAGGAAGTACAGTACTAGTACTTGTAAAAATTTTGCGTAAACTTTATCAATAA
- a CDS encoding Gfo/Idh/MocA family protein gives MLKVGLVGLGFMGNAHLQNYIRLEKEGFPIKLVAICDIDDKKQGGALVEGNLPVGIDNVDFSNYNFYKEMEEMIKTEELDYVDLCLPTYIHSTMAVEAMKLGAHVFCEKPMAISSSEGQKMIDASKEYDKQLMIGQTLRFFPSYLYLKETIESKRYGEVVGGYFFRGGTTPIWSWENWLLQKDKSGGCLLDQHIHDVDTINWLFGLPEAVSTSGKVINEGNGYDIVSTNYYYPDGKVIHAEDDWTINNDDYGFEMRFRVNFEKGTIILENGVFKDYPHGEKSFEPDISKESGYYYEIKHFAESILNNTQADKRVPSESARDTIFLAEKEQESADQNGVKVNL, from the coding sequence ATGTTAAAAGTAGGTCTTGTGGGCTTAGGTTTTATGGGAAATGCGCATTTACAAAATTATATTCGTTTAGAAAAAGAAGGGTTTCCTATTAAATTAGTAGCAATTTGCGACATTGATGATAAGAAACAAGGTGGTGCGTTAGTAGAGGGAAATCTACCTGTTGGAATTGATAATGTCGATTTTTCTAACTATAACTTCTATAAAGAAATGGAAGAAATGATCAAAACTGAAGAACTTGATTATGTGGATTTATGCCTTCCAACTTACATTCATTCAACTATGGCAGTTGAAGCAATGAAATTAGGAGCTCACGTATTTTGTGAAAAACCAATGGCTATCTCTTCTAGCGAAGGACAAAAAATGATTGATGCCTCAAAAGAATATGACAAACAATTAATGATTGGACAAACGCTACGCTTCTTCCCAAGTTATCTATACTTGAAAGAAACAATTGAATCTAAACGTTACGGTGAAGTTGTAGGTGGTTATTTCTTCCGTGGCGGAACAACTCCTATTTGGTCATGGGAAAACTGGTTGCTACAAAAAGATAAATCTGGTGGATGTTTACTAGATCAACATATCCATGATGTGGACACTATCAACTGGTTATTTGGTTTACCAGAAGCCGTATCAACTAGTGGTAAAGTTATTAATGAAGGCAATGGCTATGACATTGTTTCAACTAACTACTACTATCCAGATGGAAAAGTTATTCATGCTGAAGACGATTGGACAATTAATAACGACGATTATGGTTTTGAAATGAGATTCCGTGTTAACTTCGAAAAAGGAACTATCATTTTAGAAAATGGTGTCTTCAAAGATTACCCTCACGGTGAAAAGAGTTTTGAACCTGATATTAGTAAAGAAAGTGGCTATTATTATGAAATCAAACACTTTGCTGAAAGTATTTTAAACAACACACAAGCTGATAAACGCGTTCCATCTGAAAGTGCTCGCGATACTATTTTCTTAGCAGAAAAAGAACAAGAATCAGCAGACCAAAATGGTGTAAAAGTAAATTTATAA
- a CDS encoding ABC transporter substrate-binding protein, with the protein MVEKQQKGRKRIKLGLFAAALSILSLAVVGCGNKDGGKKSEGGKSEISYALWDKEQAVVFKEIAKDFEEENPDIKIKLEVTPWAQYWTKLETAITGKNAPDVFWLNIPKSTDYIESGVVEPLNDYKLDTSAFPKQYIESYTHEGKLYGIPKDFDTNGLWYNKKIFDDAGVAYPDDTWTWDTWLETAKKLTDEDKGIYGMATPVTWQGGYYETIYQNEGQPFTKDGKKSAFDQPATIEGVEYWHKFSEQGSAVPVETMASTTQSELLQAGKVAMAVDGSYMTPVFFKEDYGLKNIDVAPLPKGKKRATTSNALANVMSAHSKNKESAAKWIDYLSSEKVNKKIAESGVVIPAREGTQDAWINSYKDKNIKVFVDAVEYAVPLPNNKNGMSAIAIETEIFNEAWMGNKTVKEASEEYAKKANELLSK; encoded by the coding sequence ATGGTGGAAAAGCAGCAAAAAGGTAGAAAGAGAATTAAACTAGGTTTATTTGCAGCGGCATTAAGTATTTTATCACTTGCAGTTGTCGGTTGTGGTAATAAAGATGGTGGTAAAAAGAGCGAAGGTGGCAAATCGGAAATATCTTATGCTTTATGGGATAAAGAGCAAGCAGTCGTTTTTAAAGAAATTGCGAAGGATTTTGAAGAAGAAAATCCAGATATTAAGATAAAACTTGAAGTAACGCCTTGGGCTCAATACTGGACTAAGTTAGAAACTGCCATTACAGGAAAAAATGCACCTGATGTATTTTGGTTGAATATTCCAAAATCAACAGATTACATTGAGTCAGGTGTTGTGGAACCTTTAAATGACTATAAACTTGATACATCAGCGTTTCCTAAGCAATATATTGAGTCATATACACATGAAGGAAAATTATATGGTATTCCAAAAGACTTCGATACAAATGGATTATGGTATAACAAGAAAATTTTTGATGACGCTGGAGTAGCTTATCCAGATGATACATGGACTTGGGATACTTGGTTAGAAACAGCGAAAAAATTAACAGATGAAGATAAAGGCATCTATGGCATGGCAACACCTGTTACATGGCAAGGTGGTTATTACGAAACGATTTATCAAAATGAAGGGCAACCATTTACAAAAGATGGTAAAAAATCAGCCTTTGACCAGCCAGCAACGATTGAAGGCGTTGAATACTGGCATAAATTTAGTGAACAAGGTTCAGCAGTTCCTGTTGAAACAATGGCAAGCACAACACAATCAGAATTATTACAAGCTGGAAAAGTAGCAATGGCAGTTGATGGTTCTTACATGACTCCAGTTTTCTTTAAGGAAGATTATGGTTTGAAAAATATAGATGTAGCGCCACTTCCTAAAGGTAAAAAAAGAGCAACGACATCTAATGCTTTAGCAAATGTTATGTCAGCGCATTCAAAAAATAAAGAATCAGCAGCTAAATGGATTGATTACTTATCATCTGAAAAAGTAAACAAGAAAATTGCTGAGAGTGGAGTAGTAATTCCTGCTCGTGAAGGAACACAAGATGCGTGGATTAATTCATACAAAGATAAAAATATTAAAGTATTCGTTGATGCTGTTGAATATGCAGTTCCATTACCAAATAATAAAAACGGTATGTCAGCTATTGCAATTGAAACAGAAATCTTTAACGAAGCTTGGATGGGTAATAAAACAGTAAAAGAAGCTAGTGAAGAATACGCTAAAAAAGCGAACGAACTACTAAGCAAATAG
- the rpe gene encoding ribulose-phosphate 3-epimerase: MVKIAPSILSADFANLERDIKLVEEKGADYIHVDVMDGQFVPNITLGANIVSAIRPVTKLPLDVHLMIVEPERFIPDFAKAGSDIITVHAESTVHIHRAMQMIKNEGVKAGVVINPGTPVSVIEHVLPLADLVLIMTVNPGFGGQAFISECLEKVEQLDELRKEKGYTYEIEIDGGVDNKTAKACVDAGADVLVAGSYVYNSPDVGERIATLREVTK, encoded by the coding sequence ATGGTTAAAATAGCACCATCAATTTTAAGCGCAGATTTTGCAAATTTAGAAAGAGACATTAAATTAGTGGAAGAAAAAGGGGCAGACTATATTCATGTGGATGTAATGGACGGCCAATTTGTTCCTAATATTACCCTAGGAGCTAACATTGTATCAGCTATTCGTCCAGTAACTAAATTGCCATTAGACGTTCATTTGATGATTGTAGAACCAGAACGCTTTATTCCAGATTTTGCTAAAGCAGGCTCAGATATTATTACGGTTCATGCAGAAAGCACTGTTCATATTCATCGTGCGATGCAAATGATTAAAAATGAAGGTGTTAAAGCTGGCGTTGTCATTAACCCTGGAACACCGGTTTCTGTTATTGAGCATGTATTACCTTTAGCTGACTTAGTTTTAATTATGACAGTTAATCCAGGTTTTGGTGGACAAGCCTTTATTTCAGAATGTTTAGAAAAAGTAGAACAATTAGATGAGTTGAGAAAAGAAAAAGGCTATACCTATGAAATTGAAATTGACGGCGGTGTGGATAATAAAACAGCTAAAGCTTGTGTAGATGCTGGAGCAGATGTATTAGTTGCTGGTTCTTATGTGTATAATTCACCAGATGTTGGTGAAAGAATTGCGACATTAAGAGAAGTAACAAAATAA
- the rsmB gene encoding 16S rRNA (cytosine(967)-C(5))-methyltransferase RsmB, whose protein sequence is MNKNRKLPRKVYESPRLAALELLTQVSEQDAYSNLLVKEYISKHRLSEKDGRLMTEIVYGTISRKMTLEYGLTDFVEDTSKIENWVKYLLLLSMYQMEYLDKVPVYSAIDEAVEIAKAKGNPGIGRYVNGVLRNIQRKGPRPTDEIKNKLKRLSTEISIPKWLTKKLVDDIGYDETKELGESLLLPSKASARVDTNQLSREEAIEQLEEEGIFAEKSVVSPYGIVAKKGFLAGSNLFKKGLITVQDESSMLVAPSMQIEKNHHILDACAAPGGKTVHMASFLDSEEGGKITALDIYDHKINLINENAERLGVSSVIETKKMDAREVATTFEDDTFDRILVDAPCSGLGLLRRKPDIKYSKRTEDILELQQIQSEILESVVTKVKVWGIITYSTCTITSEENKEVIDQFLEKHPNFEKIDVIGSESISKSYQDKMLQIYPHHYQTDGFFICCLRRKA, encoded by the coding sequence TTGAATAAGAACCGAAAATTACCAAGAAAAGTTTATGAATCACCTCGTTTAGCAGCCTTGGAATTATTGACCCAAGTCTCTGAACAAGATGCGTATTCTAACTTATTGGTTAAAGAATATATTAGTAAGCACCGTTTGTCTGAAAAAGACGGTAGGCTAATGACCGAAATTGTTTATGGAACAATCAGTCGAAAAATGACATTAGAATATGGCTTAACTGATTTTGTTGAAGATACCTCTAAAATTGAAAACTGGGTGAAGTATTTACTTCTTTTATCGATGTATCAAATGGAGTATTTAGATAAAGTTCCTGTCTATAGTGCCATTGATGAGGCAGTTGAAATTGCTAAAGCAAAAGGTAATCCAGGAATTGGTCGTTATGTTAATGGCGTTTTGAGAAACATTCAAAGAAAAGGTCCACGACCAACTGATGAGATTAAAAATAAGCTCAAACGATTATCAACAGAAATCAGTATTCCTAAATGGTTAACTAAAAAATTAGTTGATGATATTGGTTATGATGAAACAAAAGAACTAGGAGAATCATTACTTTTACCAAGTAAAGCCAGTGCACGAGTTGATACAAATCAGTTGTCACGAGAAGAGGCGATTGAACAGTTAGAAGAAGAAGGCATTTTTGCAGAAAAAAGTGTTGTTTCGCCTTACGGAATTGTTGCTAAAAAAGGTTTTTTAGCTGGAAGTAACCTTTTTAAAAAAGGGCTTATCACAGTGCAAGATGAGAGCTCGATGTTAGTTGCACCAAGTATGCAGATTGAAAAAAATCATCATATTTTAGATGCCTGTGCTGCTCCTGGTGGAAAAACAGTTCATATGGCTAGTTTTTTAGATTCAGAAGAAGGTGGTAAAATTACTGCTCTTGATATTTATGACCATAAAATTAATCTAATTAATGAAAATGCTGAGAGACTAGGTGTTTCTTCTGTTATTGAAACTAAAAAAATGGATGCAAGAGAAGTTGCAACTACCTTTGAAGATGACACGTTTGACCGCATTTTAGTTGATGCTCCTTGTTCTGGTTTAGGACTACTAAGGAGAAAACCAGACATAAAATACAGCAAAAGAACAGAAGATATCCTAGAGTTACAGCAGATTCAGTCAGAAATATTAGAAAGTGTTGTTACAAAAGTAAAGGTATGGGGTATAATAACCTATAGTACGTGTACAATTACTTCAGAGGAAAATAAAGAAGTGATAGACCAATTTTTGGAAAAACATCCCAACTTTGAAAAAATTGATGTGATAGGCTCAGAATCTATTTCAAAGAGCTACCAAGATAAAATGTTACAAATTTATCCACATCATTATCAGACAGATGGATTTTTCATTTGCTGTTTGAGAAGAAAAGCTTAG
- the pknB gene encoding Stk1 family PASTA domain-containing Ser/Thr kinase — MIKIGTKIGERYEIIGNIGSGGMANVYLATDLILNREVAVKVLRFDFQNDQDAIRRFQREALAATEMVHPNIVSVYDVGEENGMQYIVMEYVKGTDLKQYIRNQKNIPLNVVVDIMGQVLSAISLAHQHRIIHRDLKPQNILVNEDGTAKITDFGIAIALSETSITQTNTLLGSVHYLSPEQARGGMATRQSDIYALGIILYELLTGAVPFEGESAVSIALKHFQKEMPSVRDTNPNIPQPLENVVLRATAKETADRYATVDDMFADLKTALSPERANEAPFEPTAMMDETIMLDPIDESYVPNQGPQEMVKKSSLPDLDDDDDDELDDVKKKSKRKMKIFFIVLGIILLLSGGLFALGRKGGDVEIPDVTGKSETEAIMILQEKKIKVGKTKKVSDNKVEKDMVVKTDPPVGTSVKKDKGEVTLYISSGKKAIKMKDYTDEDVIDAKDDLLSKGFKDENIKIKKEHSDTHKANKVIKQTPKANRDVTPEEAEVTLFVSDGAKTFALDNMTGFTREQAMSYLDGEGLVFIDGGSEYSDNVTAGNVSYAYPRSGSSSRVKKGDEIVVIFSAGQKPAPTSSTSSSTSTSTTTSETTPPETSTSTEDTDSTVDSAQDQNNDEHNS; from the coding sequence ATGATAAAAATAGGTACCAAAATAGGCGAACGCTATGAAATTATCGGCAATATCGGTAGTGGTGGCATGGCTAATGTTTATTTAGCAACGGATTTAATTTTAAACCGTGAAGTAGCAGTAAAAGTGTTGCGATTTGACTTTCAAAATGACCAAGATGCTATTCGACGTTTTCAAAGAGAGGCATTAGCTGCAACAGAGATGGTTCATCCAAATATTGTAAGTGTTTATGATGTTGGAGAAGAAAATGGTATGCAATATATTGTTATGGAGTATGTTAAAGGAACAGACTTAAAACAGTATATTAGAAATCAAAAAAATATCCCTTTGAATGTTGTTGTAGATATTATGGGTCAAGTTTTATCTGCTATCTCTTTAGCTCATCAACATCGAATTATTCACCGTGATTTAAAACCACAAAATATTTTAGTCAATGAAGATGGTACAGCTAAAATTACGGATTTTGGTATCGCTATTGCATTATCAGAAACATCGATTACCCAAACGAATACCTTGTTAGGTTCTGTTCACTATTTATCACCTGAACAGGCAAGGGGTGGAATGGCAACGCGTCAATCAGATATTTATGCACTAGGAATTATTTTGTATGAATTATTGACTGGTGCAGTTCCTTTTGAAGGAGAGTCAGCTGTATCTATCGCACTGAAGCATTTTCAAAAAGAAATGCCTTCAGTTAGAGATACCAACCCAAATATTCCACAACCGTTAGAAAATGTGGTGTTACGAGCAACAGCTAAAGAAACGGCTGATCGTTATGCAACTGTAGATGATATGTTTGCTGATTTAAAAACAGCACTTAGCCCTGAAAGAGCAAATGAAGCTCCTTTTGAACCAACAGCTATGATGGATGAAACAATCATGCTTGATCCCATTGATGAAAGTTATGTACCAAATCAAGGGCCACAAGAAATGGTTAAGAAGTCTTCTTTACCAGACTTAGATGATGACGATGATGATGAATTAGATGATGTGAAGAAAAAATCAAAACGTAAGATGAAAATTTTCTTTATTGTTTTAGGCATAATTCTTCTTTTATCAGGGGGACTTTTTGCATTAGGTCGTAAAGGCGGCGATGTGGAAATTCCTGATGTCACTGGAAAATCAGAAACAGAGGCTATTATGATTCTTCAAGAGAAGAAGATTAAGGTTGGTAAAACGAAAAAAGTTAGTGACAATAAAGTTGAAAAAGATATGGTCGTAAAAACAGACCCACCAGTTGGCACTTCTGTTAAAAAAGATAAAGGTGAAGTGACTCTTTACATTAGCTCAGGTAAAAAAGCTATCAAAATGAAGGATTATACAGATGAAGATGTAATTGATGCTAAGGATGATCTACTCAGTAAAGGTTTCAAGGATGAAAATATTAAAATTAAAAAAGAACATTCTGACACACATAAAGCTAATAAAGTTATCAAACAAACACCAAAGGCAAATCGTGATGTGACGCCAGAAGAGGCTGAAGTAACTCTTTTTGTTAGTGATGGTGCCAAAACGTTTGCTCTGGATAATATGACCGGTTTTACAAGAGAACAAGCAATGAGCTATTTAGATGGTGAAGGCTTAGTATTTATTGATGGCGGCTCAGAGTATTCAGATAATGTTACAGCAGGTAATGTTTCTTATGCTTATCCAAGAAGTGGTAGCTCTAGTCGGGTGAAAAAAGGTGATGAAATTGTTGTGATTTTCTCTGCAGGACAAAAACCAGCACCAACTTCGTCAACAAGTAGCTCAACATCTACGTCTACAACTACATCAGAAACAACTCCTCCAGAGACATCAACAAGTACGGAGGACACTGATTCAACAGTAGATAGCGCTCAAGATCAAAATAATGATGAACACAATAGTTAG
- a CDS encoding thiamine diphosphokinase: MIRDVVIIGGGQPSDWPSLDFYQKESTAWIGVDRGTLYGLKAGLPIKEAVGDFDSLNESEWLWVKERVTNIERCRAEKDDTDMELGVLEAMSHYPDANIILIGATGGRLDHYLSNLWLPLQERFMPVIEKISIVDKLNSVTYFKPGEHVIQKENDKTYLAYICLTPVTKLNLYDAKYTLKDVDFSYPRSLSSNEFVGETSTFSFATGVMSVIQTRDE; this comes from the coding sequence ATGATTAGAGATGTTGTGATTATCGGAGGAGGTCAACCTAGTGATTGGCCTTCTCTTGATTTTTATCAAAAAGAAAGTACAGCTTGGATTGGTGTTGACCGAGGCACACTGTATGGACTAAAAGCAGGACTACCTATTAAAGAAGCAGTTGGAGATTTTGATTCGTTGAATGAATCAGAATGGTTATGGGTGAAAGAAAGAGTAACCAATATCGAACGTTGTCGCGCCGAAAAAGATGATACAGATATGGAGTTAGGTGTTTTAGAAGCGATGTCTCATTATCCAGACGCTAATATTATTTTAATAGGTGCTACTGGTGGTAGATTAGACCATTATTTATCTAATTTATGGTTACCACTTCAGGAAAGATTTATGCCTGTAATAGAAAAAATAAGTATTGTTGATAAACTAAATAGTGTGACTTATTTTAAACCAGGAGAACATGTTATTCAAAAAGAAAATGATAAAACTTACCTGGCTTACATTTGCCTGACACCAGTTACGAAACTAAATTTATATGATGCAAAATACACATTAAAAGATGTCGATTTTTCTTATCCAAGATCTTTGTCCAGTAATGAATTTGTGGGAGAGACAAGTACGTTTTCTTTTGCTACAGGTGTGATGAGTGTGATTCAAACGAGAGATGAATAA
- the rsgA gene encoding ribosome small subunit-dependent GTPase A, translating into MPKGQIRKALSGFYYVYHEGKTYQTRARGNFRNRNITPLVGDWVTFESTNMTDGYVLEVLERNNELIRPPVANIDLGVVVTSCIEPNFSYNLLDRFLVTLESKRIKPIIYITKLDIAPIEVKEEMEKVRSYYESVGYPVLFSEGGKKEQLTDFFKNNLTVFMGQSGAGKSTLLNTIAPSLELEVGEISEALGRGKHTTRHVELLELNGGLVADTPGFSSIEFLEIEIDDLPKEFPEFLEASAFCKFRECKHHKEPKCEVKHRVETGEILQSRYDNYLQFAEEVKARKPKYNKK; encoded by the coding sequence ATGCCAAAAGGGCAAATAAGAAAGGCTTTAAGCGGTTTTTACTATGTTTATCATGAAGGGAAAACGTATCAAACAAGAGCTCGTGGAAACTTTAGAAACCGAAATATTACTCCCTTAGTCGGCGATTGGGTAACGTTTGAAAGTACGAATATGACAGATGGTTATGTACTTGAAGTTTTAGAAAGAAATAATGAGCTTATCAGACCACCTGTAGCTAATATTGATTTGGGTGTTGTTGTAACAAGTTGTATAGAACCTAATTTTTCTTATAACTTGTTAGACCGATTTTTAGTCACTCTAGAATCAAAAAGAATTAAACCAATTATTTATATAACAAAACTTGATATCGCACCTATTGAAGTCAAAGAAGAGATGGAAAAGGTAAGGAGTTATTATGAATCTGTAGGGTATCCAGTTTTATTTTCTGAAGGTGGTAAAAAAGAACAGTTAACTGATTTTTTCAAAAATAATTTAACTGTTTTTATGGGGCAATCAGGTGCTGGTAAATCAACACTTTTAAATACAATTGCACCGAGCTTAGAATTGGAGGTCGGTGAAATTTCAGAGGCATTAGGACGTGGAAAACATACGACACGTCATGTTGAATTATTAGAATTAAATGGTGGACTAGTAGCAGATACTCCTGGTTTTAGCTCGATTGAGTTTTTAGAAATTGAGATAGATGACTTACCCAAAGAATTCCCTGAATTTTTAGAGGCTTCTGCTTTTTGTAAGTTTAGAGAATGTAAACATCATAAAGAACCAAAATGTGAAGTGAAACATCGTGTTGAAACGGGTGAAATCCTTCAATCAAGGTATGATAATTATTTACAATTCGCAGAAGAAGTGAAAGCAAGAAAACCTAAATACAATAAAAAATAA
- a CDS encoding AraC family transcriptional regulator: MKNNQQKPLDNQLKRPDMLVEIENIITVYYNEFTKSYYFDGEKHDFWELVYVDKGEVEVSADGMNYQLSEGDIIFHRPNEFHTIGGNGIVASNVLVISFVSHSPVMTFFEKKIMKLTENERKILGSFIRESKRVFVDDLGRLYQESNRLASPVIGAEQMMYLYLQQFLIQLIRVELEPVNFERSTGMLKKTFKDSTINKIILYLQENMSQTVLLDDICNEFYLSKTYLKRFFKNETGYTVMTYLKVLRMEEAKKLIREDNLSFTEIAQQLGFDSVHYFSTSFKKYEGLSPSDYEKSIKAYEEKISS; the protein is encoded by the coding sequence ATGAAAAATAATCAACAAAAACCATTGGATAATCAGTTAAAAAGACCAGATATGTTAGTTGAAATAGAGAATATAATAACAGTCTATTACAACGAGTTTACTAAGAGCTATTACTTCGATGGAGAGAAACACGATTTTTGGGAATTAGTTTATGTCGATAAAGGAGAAGTTGAAGTGTCAGCTGATGGCATGAACTATCAATTATCTGAAGGAGATATCATTTTTCATCGTCCAAATGAATTCCATACAATTGGTGGAAATGGGATTGTTGCTTCTAATGTATTGGTGATTAGCTTTGTAAGTCATTCACCAGTGATGACATTTTTTGAAAAGAAAATTATGAAGTTAACAGAAAACGAACGAAAAATTTTAGGCTCATTTATTCGAGAATCAAAACGAGTTTTTGTGGATGATTTGGGTAGGCTTTATCAAGAGAGCAATCGATTGGCTTCACCGGTTATTGGAGCAGAGCAAATGATGTATCTTTATTTACAACAATTTTTAATTCAACTTATTCGAGTAGAGTTAGAACCAGTTAACTTTGAAAGGTCCACAGGTATGTTAAAGAAAACATTTAAAGACAGTACGATTAACAAGATTATTTTGTATCTACAAGAAAACATGAGTCAAACGGTTTTATTGGATGATATCTGTAATGAATTCTATCTAAGTAAAACTTACTTAAAGCGTTTCTTTAAGAATGAAACAGGTTATACCGTTATGACTTATCTTAAAGTGTTGAGAATGGAAGAAGCGAAAAAATTAATTCGGGAAGATAATTTAAGCTTTACTGAAATTGCCCAACAATTGGGATTTGATTCAGTTCATTACTTTTCAACAAGCTTTAAAAAATATGAAGGTCTTTCACCTAGCGATTACGAAAAATCAATAAAAGCGTATGAGGAAAAGATAAGTTCTTAA